A window of Candidatus Pantoea floridensis contains these coding sequences:
- the murB gene encoding UDP-N-acetylmuramate dehydrogenase — protein MSSPYTSLQAFNTLDLAISAQTLIVADNSDAISLAWKNSQHSNLPFIVLGEGSNVLFLEDFSGTVVINAIKGIAIEEQDEAWHLHVGAGENWHSLVEQTLKKGITGLENLALIPGMAGSAPIQNIGAYGVEFKDICHYVEALHLPTQKIIRLYREECQFGYRDSIFKHEMKSDYVIVAVGLRLLKQWQPVLSYGDLVKLNPATACAWDVFNAVCHMRQSKLPDPHITGNVGSFFKNPLISDEQAAALIKEWPTIPYYPQASGDVKLAAGWLIDQCGLKGYRVGGAAVHRQQALVLINENHATPQDIVSLAHQVRNRVGEKFDVWLEPEVRFIGARGERNAVEVIS, from the coding sequence ATGTCCAGCCCCTATACATCCCTACAAGCTTTCAACACCCTAGATCTTGCAATCAGCGCACAAACGCTGATCGTCGCCGATAATTCTGATGCCATAAGCTTAGCCTGGAAAAATAGCCAGCATTCCAACTTGCCCTTTATTGTATTGGGTGAAGGAAGCAACGTACTCTTTCTAGAGGATTTTAGCGGTACTGTTGTGATTAACGCTATCAAAGGTATTGCTATTGAAGAGCAGGATGAAGCATGGCATTTGCATGTCGGCGCCGGTGAAAACTGGCATAGTTTAGTTGAGCAGACGTTAAAGAAAGGGATTACCGGTTTAGAAAACCTGGCGCTGATCCCTGGTATGGCGGGGTCAGCACCCATTCAAAATATTGGCGCTTATGGCGTCGAATTTAAGGATATCTGCCACTATGTAGAAGCCTTGCATTTACCGACGCAGAAAATTATCCGTTTGTACCGTGAGGAGTGCCAGTTTGGTTACCGTGACAGCATTTTCAAGCATGAGATGAAGAGTGACTATGTCATTGTTGCAGTTGGATTACGACTGCTAAAACAGTGGCAGCCAGTTCTGAGCTATGGCGATCTGGTAAAGCTGAATCCAGCAACCGCCTGTGCCTGGGATGTATTTAATGCTGTTTGCCATATGCGACAAAGCAAACTGCCTGACCCACATATCACAGGCAATGTCGGTAGTTTCTTCAAGAACCCCCTCATTTCGGACGAGCAGGCGGCGGCATTAATTAAAGAGTGGCCAACTATCCCATATTATCCACAAGCCAGTGGTGACGTAAAATTAGCCGCTGGCTGGCTAATCGATCAATGTGGCCTTAAAGGGTATCGGGTCGGCGGTGCGGCAGTTCATCGTCAGCAGGCATTAGTGCTGATTAATGAAAATCACGCCACGCCGCAAGATATTGTAAGCTTGGCGCATCAGGTCCGAAATAGAGTCGGTGAAAAATTCGATGTTTGGCTGGAGCCAGAGGTGCGCTTTATCGGTGCTCGAGGCGAACGTAACGCCGTTGAGGTAATCTCATGA
- the hemG gene encoding menaquinone-dependent protoporphyrinogen IX dehydrogenase, translating to MKALILYSSRDGQTREIAARIAQTLAPQQLCDVIDLLQAQRVDWTQYDRVLIGASIRYGHFNPALMKFVTQHQLQLQQRVNGFFSVNLTARKADKCTPETNAYTRKFLEKSPWQPECCAVFAGALRYPRYRWFDRIMIQLIMRMTGGETDTSKEVDYTDWNKVTLFAQDFAHLPGKSL from the coding sequence ATGAAAGCGTTGATTCTTTATTCCAGCCGAGATGGGCAAACCCGTGAGATTGCCGCGCGTATTGCACAGACGTTAGCGCCGCAGCAGCTGTGCGACGTCATCGATTTGCTGCAGGCGCAGAGGGTTGATTGGACGCAGTACGATCGCGTGCTGATTGGTGCATCGATTCGCTATGGCCATTTTAATCCTGCACTGATGAAATTTGTCACACAACATCAGTTGCAGTTGCAGCAGCGCGTGAATGGTTTCTTTAGCGTCAACCTGACAGCGCGAAAAGCAGATAAGTGCACGCCAGAAACCAATGCCTATACGCGCAAGTTCCTGGAAAAGTCGCCGTGGCAACCAGAATGCTGTGCGGTATTTGCTGGCGCGCTACGTTATCCGCGTTACCGCTGGTTTGATCGTATTATGATCCAATTGATTATGCGCATGACCGGCGGCGAAACTGATACGTCAAAAGAAGTGGACTATACCGATTGGAACAAAGTGACGCTTTTTGCCCAGGATTTTGCGCACTTACCAGGCAAATCGTTGTGA
- the trkH gene encoding Trk system potassium transporter TrkH, with the protein MHFRAITRIVGLLVILFSVTMILPGLVALIYRDGAGRAFSQTFMMAIVIGSLLWWPNRKQKTELKPREGFLIVVLFWTVLGSVGAMPFIFAEQPHLSITDAFFESFSGLTTTGATTLVGLDTLPKAILFYRQMLQWLGGMGIIVLAVAILPILGVGGMQLYRAEMPGPLKDNKMRPRIAETAKTLWLIYVLLTVACAVALWLAGMPLFDAIGHSFSTIAIGGFSTHDASIGYFNSPTINTIVAVFLLISGCNYGLHFSLLSGRNLKVYWRDPEFRMFIGVQLTLVLICTVVLWFHNVYSSGWQTLNQAFFQVVSMATTAGFTTDSIARWPLFLPVLLLCSAFIGGMAGSTGGGLKVIRILLLFKQGSRELKRLVHPNAVYTIKLGNRALPERILEAVWGFFSAYALVFLVSMLAIIATGVDDFSAFAAVAATLNNLGPGLGVVADNFTSMNDVAKWILILTMLFGRLEVFTLLVLFTPTFWRE; encoded by the coding sequence ATGCATTTTCGTGCCATTACCCGCATTGTGGGCCTGCTGGTGATTCTGTTCTCGGTGACCATGATCTTACCGGGCCTCGTTGCTTTAATTTATCGTGACGGTGCAGGGCGCGCGTTCAGCCAAACCTTTATGATGGCGATTGTGATTGGTTCGCTGCTGTGGTGGCCGAATCGCAAACAAAAAACTGAACTCAAGCCGCGTGAAGGCTTCCTTATCGTGGTGCTGTTCTGGACCGTGCTGGGTAGCGTGGGTGCCATGCCCTTTATCTTCGCCGAACAACCGCATCTTTCGATTACCGATGCATTCTTTGAATCCTTCTCTGGACTCACGACCACCGGTGCCACCACGCTGGTGGGCCTCGATACGCTGCCAAAAGCAATTCTGTTTTATCGTCAGATGCTGCAGTGGCTCGGCGGGATGGGAATCATTGTGCTGGCGGTGGCGATTTTGCCGATTCTGGGCGTGGGGGGCATGCAGCTTTACCGGGCCGAGATGCCGGGTCCGCTAAAAGATAACAAGATGCGCCCGCGTATTGCGGAAACGGCTAAAACCCTTTGGTTAATCTATGTGTTGCTCACCGTGGCGTGCGCGGTGGCGCTGTGGCTGGCAGGCATGCCGCTGTTTGATGCCATCGGCCATAGTTTCTCAACTATCGCCATTGGTGGCTTCTCCACGCATGATGCCAGCATCGGCTACTTTAATAGCCCAACCATTAACACTATCGTCGCGGTGTTTTTGCTGATATCGGGCTGTAATTACGGCCTGCATTTCTCGCTATTAAGTGGCCGTAATCTCAAAGTTTACTGGCGCGATCCCGAATTCCGTATGTTTATTGGCGTTCAGCTGACGTTGGTGCTGATCTGTACGGTGGTGCTGTGGTTCCACAATGTCTATTCCAGCGGTTGGCAAACGCTTAATCAGGCGTTTTTCCAGGTGGTATCAATGGCGACGACCGCTGGCTTTACAACTGACAGCATCGCACGCTGGCCGCTGTTCCTGCCTGTGCTGCTACTGTGCTCGGCGTTTATCGGCGGCATGGCGGGGTCTACCGGCGGTGGTTTGAAGGTGATTCGTATACTGTTGCTGTTTAAGCAGGGGTCGCGTGAGCTGAAACGGCTGGTGCACCCGAATGCGGTTTACACCATTAAGCTGGGTAATCGTGCGCTGCCAGAACGTATCCTCGAAGCCGTTTGGGGATTCTTCTCGGCATATGCTCTGGTGTTCCTGGTGAGCATGCTGGCTATTATCGCGACTGGCGTGGATGATTTCTCTGCGTTTGCTGCGGTGGCTGCAACCTTGAATAATCTTGGGCCGGGGTTGGGTGTTGTGGCTGATAACTTCACTTCGATGAATGATGTTGCGAAGTGGATTTTGATTTTGACCATGCTGTTTGGACGCCTCGAAGTGTTCACGTTGCTGGTGCTGTTTACGCCGACTTTCTGGCGTGAATGA
- a CDS encoding IMPACT family protein — MDAYDIPAEAVSLSEETIKKSRFITLLAHTAGVEAARAFVQQVKQEHPTARHHCWAWVAGAPDDSQQLGFSDDGEPSGTAGKPMLAQLMGSGVGEITAVVVRYYGGIMLGTGGLVKAYGGGVQQGLKQLVRQRKVPMESFTLHCDYAQLSDIERLLQRFDGIIEESHYQDRIALRLALPHGQIDGFRQNLSDYSRGALTLIPLTN, encoded by the coding sequence ATGGATGCTTATGACATTCCCGCTGAGGCCGTGAGTCTCAGCGAGGAAACCATTAAGAAAAGTCGCTTCATCACTTTGCTGGCGCATACTGCGGGCGTGGAAGCGGCGCGCGCGTTTGTGCAGCAGGTGAAGCAGGAACATCCCACCGCGCGGCATCACTGCTGGGCGTGGGTGGCCGGTGCGCCAGATGATTCGCAACAGTTGGGGTTCTCCGATGACGGTGAGCCGTCTGGCACCGCAGGGAAACCGATGCTGGCACAGCTGATGGGCAGCGGTGTGGGCGAGATTACCGCAGTGGTGGTGCGCTATTACGGCGGCATTATGCTTGGTACCGGTGGCCTGGTAAAAGCCTATGGCGGCGGAGTGCAGCAAGGGCTGAAGCAGCTAGTACGCCAGCGTAAAGTGCCGATGGAGTCCTTTACCCTGCACTGTGATTATGCCCAACTCAGCGACATCGAGCGCTTGCTGCAGCGTTTTGACGGCATTATCGAAGAGAGCCATTATCAGGATCGTATTGCGCTACGTTTGGCACTGCCGCATGGGCAGATTGATGGCTTTCGCCAAAACCTCTCTGATTACAGCCGGGGCGCGCTGACGCTCATCCCGCTGACAAACTAA
- the pepQ gene encoding Xaa-Pro dipeptidase has translation MDSLKTLYHAHIDTLQKRAQQVLARFKLDAMLIHSGELLTVFLDDHDYPFKVNPQFKAWVPVTQVPNCWLWIDGVNKPKLWFYSPVDYWHNVEPLPNSFWTNDVDVIGLKNADDIAQLLPAQRDNVAYIGPVPSRAAQLGINSEQVNPKGVIDFLHYHRSIKTDYELACMREAQKLAVAGHRAAKEAFESGMSEFDINIAYLTATGHRDTDVPYGNIVALNEHAAVLHYTKLDHQPPAKRHSFLIDAGAEYLGYAADLTRSYAAQSKSRYADMIAAMNKEELALIATLKAGVRYTDYHLQMHQRIARLLLKFELVKGLTEETLVAEDLTGPFMPHGLGHPLGLQVHDVAGFMQDDSGTHLAAPSHYPYLRCTRVLEPGMVLTIEPGFYIIDSLLAKLRGGKFSQYFDWAAIDALKPYGGIRIEDNVVVHANRIENMTRDLHLA, from the coding sequence ATGGATTCACTGAAAACCCTGTATCACGCGCACATCGATACGCTGCAGAAGCGGGCGCAACAGGTGCTGGCTCGCTTTAAGCTTGATGCCATGCTGATTCATTCCGGCGAGCTGCTGACCGTTTTTCTCGACGATCATGACTATCCGTTTAAGGTGAATCCCCAGTTTAAAGCATGGGTGCCGGTGACGCAGGTGCCAAACTGCTGGTTATGGATTGATGGCGTGAATAAACCGAAACTGTGGTTTTATTCACCGGTGGATTACTGGCACAACGTTGAGCCGCTGCCGAATAGCTTTTGGACCAACGATGTTGACGTAATCGGCTTGAAGAACGCTGATGACATTGCGCAGCTGTTGCCTGCTCAGCGCGATAACGTGGCGTATATCGGTCCGGTACCGTCTCGCGCTGCGCAGCTCGGCATTAATAGCGAGCAGGTGAATCCTAAAGGTGTGATCGACTTCCTGCATTACCATCGCAGCATCAAAACAGATTACGAACTGGCGTGTATGCGAGAGGCGCAGAAGCTGGCGGTGGCGGGCCATCGCGCAGCCAAAGAGGCATTCGAATCGGGTATGAGCGAGTTCGATATCAACATCGCCTATCTGACGGCTACCGGTCATCGCGATACCGATGTGCCTTACGGCAATATCGTCGCGCTCAATGAACATGCTGCTGTGCTGCATTACACCAAACTGGATCACCAGCCGCCCGCGAAACGCCATAGCTTTCTGATTGACGCCGGTGCGGAATATCTCGGTTATGCCGCCGATCTGACGCGCAGCTATGCGGCGCAGAGTAAATCGCGTTATGCCGATATGATCGCCGCGATGAACAAGGAAGAACTGGCGCTGATCGCCACGTTGAAAGCAGGTGTGCGCTATACCGATTATCATCTACAAATGCATCAGCGCATTGCGCGTCTGCTGCTGAAGTTTGAGCTGGTGAAAGGCCTGACCGAAGAGACGCTGGTGGCAGAAGATTTAACCGGTCCGTTTATGCCGCACGGTCTGGGACATCCGCTGGGCCTGCAGGTGCACGATGTTGCTGGCTTTATGCAGGACGACAGCGGCACGCATCTCGCTGCACCCTCACACTATCCTTACCTGCGCTGCACGCGCGTGCTGGAACCTGGCATGGTGCTGACTATTGAACCCGGCTTCTATATTATCGATTCGCTGCTGGCGAAGCTGCGCGGCGGCAAGTTCAGCCAATACTTTGACTGGGCAGCAATCGATGCATTGAAACCGTACGGCGGTATTCGTATCGAGGATAACGTGGTGGTTCACGCCAATCGTATTGAAAATATGACGCGCGATCTGCACCTTGCCTGA
- the fadB gene encoding fatty acid oxidation complex subunit alpha FadB, with product MLYQGDTLSVHWLDDGIAELVFDAPGSVNKLDTKTVASLGEALSVLEQQPALRGLLLSSAKPAFIVGADITEFLSLFDAPEESLSQWLAFANSIFNRLEDLPVPTVAAIDGYALGGGCECVLAVDFRVATPTARIGLPETKLGIMPGFGGSVRLPRLLGADSAMEIIAAGKDVDGNSALKLGLVDAVVSSDKLRAAALTVLQDAITQGNWQARRAPKLAPLKLSPIEAAMSFTIAKSMVMQTAGKHYPAPVTAVKTIEAAASLGRDDALKLETAAFVPLAQSDVARALVGIFLNDQYVKGLAKKHSSAAGAPQQAAVLGAGIMGGGIAYQSAWKGVPVMMKDINPQALTLGMTEASKLLNKQLERGKIDGAKLASVLTTIQPTLDYAGFERTDVVVEAVVENPQIKAKVLAETEQHLREDAILASNTSTIPISQLAKALQRPENFCGMHFFNPVPRMPLVEVIRGEQTSEATISKVVAWASKMGKTPIVVNDCPGFFVNRVLFPYFAAFSLLLRDGADFRQIDKVMEKQFGWPMGPAWLLDVVGIDTAHHAQQVMAQGFPSRMQKDYRDAIDVLFEAKRYGQKNGQGFYRWEQDKKGKAQKKADAAVDALLAPISQPTRVFSDEEIANRMMLPMLNEVVRCLEEKIIASPAEADMALVYGLGFPPFRGGAFRYMDTLGNSNVVDQAKRYAALGPLYALPELLLQKAHQHQSWYPAVQPIDEAALQSA from the coding sequence ATGCTCTACCAAGGCGATACCCTTTCAGTGCACTGGCTTGACGACGGCATCGCCGAGCTGGTATTCGATGCGCCCGGTTCGGTGAACAAACTCGATACCAAAACTGTCGCCTCATTAGGCGAGGCGCTGAGCGTATTGGAACAACAACCCGCGCTGCGCGGCCTGCTGCTGTCATCAGCCAAACCGGCGTTTATCGTCGGAGCCGACATCACAGAGTTCCTGTCGTTGTTTGATGCGCCGGAAGAGAGCCTGAGCCAGTGGCTGGCTTTCGCCAACAGCATCTTCAATCGGCTGGAAGATTTACCCGTACCCACCGTGGCGGCTATCGACGGCTATGCGTTAGGCGGCGGCTGCGAATGCGTGCTGGCGGTGGACTTCCGTGTTGCCACGCCAACTGCGCGCATCGGCCTGCCAGAAACCAAACTGGGCATTATGCCGGGTTTTGGCGGCAGCGTGCGCTTACCGCGCCTGCTGGGTGCTGACAGCGCGATGGAAATCATCGCCGCGGGCAAAGATGTGGATGGCAACAGCGCCCTGAAGCTCGGCCTGGTTGATGCAGTCGTCAGTAGCGACAAATTACGTGCGGCTGCGCTAACCGTATTGCAAGACGCGATCACGCAGGGCAACTGGCAGGCGCGTCGCGCACCCAAGCTAGCGCCGCTGAAACTCAGTCCGATTGAAGCCGCAATGAGCTTCACGATCGCCAAAAGTATGGTGATGCAAACGGCTGGCAAACACTATCCGGCGCCGGTTACCGCCGTGAAAACCATTGAAGCCGCCGCCAGTCTTGGTCGTGACGATGCTCTGAAACTGGAAACCGCTGCTTTTGTGCCGCTGGCGCAAAGCGATGTCGCCCGCGCACTGGTTGGTATTTTCCTTAACGATCAGTACGTCAAAGGTTTGGCGAAGAAACACAGCAGCGCGGCAGGAGCTCCTCAGCAAGCAGCAGTATTAGGCGCAGGCATCATGGGCGGCGGCATCGCCTATCAATCGGCATGGAAAGGCGTGCCGGTGATGATGAAAGATATCAATCCACAGGCGTTGACGCTGGGCATGACAGAAGCCAGCAAGCTGCTTAACAAACAGTTGGAACGCGGCAAAATTGACGGGGCCAAACTGGCCAGCGTGCTCACCACCATTCAGCCGACGCTGGATTACGCCGGTTTTGAACGCACCGATGTGGTAGTGGAAGCCGTTGTTGAGAATCCGCAGATCAAAGCCAAAGTGCTGGCGGAAACTGAGCAGCACCTGCGCGAAGATGCCATTCTGGCCTCTAACACTTCCACCATTCCAATTAGCCAGCTGGCAAAAGCTCTGCAACGCCCGGAAAACTTCTGCGGCATGCACTTCTTCAATCCGGTACCACGGATGCCGCTGGTAGAAGTGATTCGCGGCGAGCAAACCTCGGAAGCGACCATCAGCAAAGTGGTGGCCTGGGCCAGCAAGATGGGCAAAACGCCGATTGTGGTCAACGACTGCCCGGGTTTCTTTGTGAACCGTGTGCTGTTCCCCTACTTCGCGGCTTTCAGTCTGCTACTGCGCGACGGAGCGGATTTCCGCCAGATCGACAAAGTGATGGAAAAACAGTTCGGCTGGCCGATGGGCCCGGCCTGGTTATTGGATGTGGTCGGTATTGATACCGCGCACCATGCCCAGCAAGTGATGGCGCAAGGTTTCCCGTCACGTATGCAGAAAGATTATCGCGACGCCATTGATGTGCTGTTCGAAGCCAAACGCTATGGTCAGAAAAACGGCCAGGGTTTTTACCGCTGGGAGCAGGACAAAAAAGGCAAAGCACAGAAGAAAGCCGATGCGGCAGTGGATGCGCTGTTGGCACCCATCAGCCAGCCAACCCGCGTGTTTAGCGATGAAGAGATTGCTAACCGCATGATGCTACCAATGCTCAATGAAGTCGTGCGCTGCCTTGAAGAGAAGATCATCGCCTCGCCGGCGGAAGCCGACATGGCGCTGGTTTATGGCCTCGGCTTCCCACCTTTCCGCGGCGGCGCATTCCGCTACATGGATACGCTCGGCAACAGCAACGTCGTCGATCAGGCTAAGCGTTATGCCGCTCTAGGCCCGCTGTATGCGCTGCCGGAGCTGCTGTTGCAAAAAGCCCATCAGCATCAGAGCTGGTATCCCGCGGTGCAACCAATTGACGAAGCGGCGCTGCAAAGTGCCTGA
- the fadA gene encoding acetyl-CoA C-acyltransferase FadA: MEKVVIVDAVRTPMGRSKGGAFRQVRAEDLSAHLMRELLSRNPSVDPAALDDIIWGCVQQTLEQGFNIARNAALLAEIPHRVPASTVNRLCGSSMQALHDAARAIMVGDAHACLIGGVEHMGHVPMSHGVDFHPGLGRTVAKAAGMMGLTAEMLARMHHITREQQDAFALRSHQRAWAATQRGDFKREIVPTYGHDADGVLKRYETDEVIREETSLEGLASLRPAFDPVNGTVTAGSSSALSDGAAAMLMMSESRARELGLTQRARIRSMAVVGCDPSIMGYGPVPASKLALKRAGLSVQDIDLFEFNEAFAAQALPCIKDMGLLEQLDEKVNLNGGAIALGHPLGCSGARISTTLLNLMERRDAQFGLATMCIGLGQGIATVFERV; encoded by the coding sequence ATGGAAAAAGTGGTGATTGTTGATGCGGTACGCACGCCGATGGGCCGCTCCAAAGGCGGTGCATTTCGCCAGGTTCGCGCGGAAGATCTTTCGGCGCATTTAATGCGCGAGCTGCTAAGCCGTAATCCGTCGGTCGATCCCGCCGCGCTGGACGATATTATCTGGGGCTGCGTACAGCAGACGCTGGAACAAGGTTTCAACATTGCACGTAACGCTGCGCTGCTGGCGGAGATCCCCCATCGTGTACCTGCCAGCACCGTCAACCGCCTGTGTGGTTCGTCGATGCAGGCGCTGCACGATGCGGCCCGAGCGATCATGGTGGGCGATGCGCACGCTTGCTTGATTGGTGGTGTAGAACATATGGGCCACGTGCCAATGAGCCACGGCGTGGATTTCCATCCAGGCCTTGGTCGCACGGTGGCAAAAGCGGCAGGCATGATGGGTTTAACTGCTGAAATGCTGGCGCGCATGCATCACATCACGCGCGAACAGCAAGACGCATTTGCCCTGCGTTCACACCAGCGCGCATGGGCAGCCACTCAGCGCGGTGACTTTAAGCGCGAAATCGTGCCAACCTACGGCCACGATGCCGATGGCGTGTTGAAGCGTTATGAAACCGATGAAGTGATTCGCGAAGAGACCAGCCTGGAGGGATTAGCCTCGTTGCGTCCGGCATTCGATCCGGTGAATGGCACCGTCACCGCAGGTAGCTCATCGGCGCTCTCCGATGGCGCCGCCGCCATGTTGATGATGAGCGAAAGCCGCGCGCGCGAACTCGGCTTAACGCAGCGCGCACGTATTCGCAGCATGGCGGTCGTCGGCTGCGATCCGTCGATTATGGGCTACGGACCGGTTCCCGCCAGTAAGCTGGCGCTGAAGCGTGCGGGTTTAAGCGTGCAGGATATCGACTTGTTCGAGTTCAACGAGGCCTTTGCCGCCCAGGCGCTGCCGTGCATCAAGGACATGGGCTTGCTGGAACAGTTGGATGAGAAGGTGAATTTAAATGGCGGCGCGATTGCGCTCGGTCATCCACTGGGATGCTCCGGTGCGCGTATCAGTACCACGCTGCTGAATCTGATGGAACGTCGCGATGCACAATTTGGTCTGGCGACCATGTGCATTGGCTTAGGCCAGGGCATCGCAACGGTATTCGAACGGGTTTAA
- the fre gene encoding NAD(P)H-flavin reductase has product MTTLSCKVTSVEAITDTVFRVRLIPAADFSFRAGQYLMVVMDERDKRPFSLASTPMEKDIIELHIGASDLNLYAMAVMDRIKNDRQITVDMPHGDAWLREESDRPIILIAGGTGFSYARSILLTTLAQKPDREIAIYWGGRELMHLYDLDELNALAVKHPNLKVIPVVEQPADDWVGRSGTVLTAVMQDYASLSEHDIYIAGRFEMAKIARERFCAERGALEAQMFGDAFAFI; this is encoded by the coding sequence ATGACAACGTTAAGCTGCAAAGTAACTTCGGTTGAAGCGATTACGGATACGGTTTTCCGCGTCCGTTTGATTCCGGCCGCGGATTTTAGCTTCCGCGCCGGACAATATCTGATGGTAGTGATGGATGAGCGCGATAAGCGCCCGTTTTCTCTGGCGTCCACGCCGATGGAAAAAGACATCATTGAACTGCACATCGGCGCATCCGATCTCAACCTCTACGCGATGGCGGTGATGGATCGCATTAAAAACGATCGTCAGATTACGGTAGATATGCCGCATGGCGATGCCTGGCTGCGTGAAGAGAGCGATCGTCCAATCATTCTGATCGCCGGTGGCACTGGCTTCTCCTACGCGCGTTCTATTCTGCTGACCACGTTGGCACAAAAGCCCGATCGTGAGATTGCGATTTACTGGGGCGGTCGTGAGCTGATGCACCTGTACGATTTGGATGAGCTGAATGCGCTGGCGGTGAAGCATCCGAACCTGAAAGTGATTCCGGTGGTTGAGCAACCGGCGGACGATTGGGTAGGGCGCAGTGGTACGGTGCTGACGGCGGTGATGCAGGATTACGCTTCACTCAGCGAGCACGACATTTACATTGCCGGTCGTTTTGAGATGGCGAAGATTGCGCGGGAGCGTTTCTGCGCTGAGCGCGGCGCGCTGGAAGCACAGATGTTCGGCGATGCGTTTGCGTTTATCTGA
- the ubiD gene encoding 4-hydroxy-3-polyprenylbenzoate decarboxylase — protein MKYQDLRDFLSLLEQRGELKRITQEIDPELEMTEIADRTLRAGGPALLFENPKGYDMPVLCNLFGTPKRVAMGMGQEEVSALREVGKLLAFLKEPEPPKGFRDLFDKMPQFKQVLNMPTKRLRNAPCQEEIFSGDEVDLSRIPVMKCWPGDAAPLITWGLTVTRGPHKERQNLGIYRQQVIGKNRVIMRWLSHRGGALDFQEWCKAHPGERFPVSVALGADPATILGAVTPVPDTLSEYAFAGLLRGNKTEVVKCISNELEVPASAEIVLEGYIEPGDMAPEGPYGDHTGYYNEVDSFPVFTVTHVTQRRNPIYHSTYTGRPPDEPAVLGVALNEVLVPILIKQFPEIVDFYLPPEGCSYRLAVVTIKKQYAGHAKRVMFGVWSFLRQFMYTKFVIVCDDDVNARDWNDVIWAITTRMDPARDTVLVENTPIDYLDFASPVSGLGSKMGLDATNKWPGETTREWGTPIVKDPAVTARIDAIWDELAIFAEPPQR, from the coding sequence ATGAAATATCAGGATTTACGAGACTTCCTCTCGCTGCTGGAACAGCGTGGCGAGTTAAAGCGCATCACTCAGGAGATCGATCCTGAACTGGAGATGACGGAAATTGCCGATCGCACCCTGCGTGCCGGCGGCCCGGCGTTACTGTTCGAGAACCCAAAAGGGTACGACATGCCAGTGCTGTGCAATCTGTTTGGTACCCCGAAGCGCGTGGCGATGGGCATGGGCCAGGAAGAGGTCAGTGCGCTGCGTGAGGTGGGTAAACTGCTGGCGTTCCTGAAAGAGCCGGAGCCGCCAAAAGGCTTCCGCGATCTCTTCGATAAAATGCCGCAGTTCAAGCAAGTATTGAATATGCCCACCAAGCGCCTGCGCAACGCGCCGTGTCAGGAAGAGATTTTTAGCGGTGATGAAGTCGATCTATCGCGTATTCCTGTGATGAAATGCTGGCCGGGCGATGCCGCGCCGCTGATCACCTGGGGATTGACCGTCACGCGCGGCCCGCACAAAGAGCGGCAAAACCTCGGTATCTATCGCCAGCAGGTGATCGGTAAGAATCGCGTGATTATGCGCTGGCTGTCGCATCGCGGCGGCGCGCTGGATTTCCAGGAGTGGTGCAAAGCGCATCCGGGTGAGCGTTTTCCGGTATCGGTAGCGCTTGGCGCCGATCCTGCCACCATTCTCGGCGCGGTCACGCCGGTGCCTGATACGCTCTCTGAATATGCCTTTGCCGGTTTGCTGCGTGGCAACAAAACAGAAGTGGTAAAGTGCATCTCGAACGAACTTGAAGTGCCTGCGAGCGCAGAAATCGTGCTGGAAGGCTATATCGAGCCAGGAGACATGGCGCCGGAAGGGCCGTACGGCGATCACACGGGATACTACAATGAAGTAGATAGTTTCCCGGTGTTTACCGTGACGCACGTAACGCAACGTCGCAACCCGATTTATCATTCAACCTACACCGGGCGTCCACCGGATGAACCGGCGGTGCTGGGCGTCGCGCTGAATGAAGTGCTGGTGCCGATTTTGATCAAACAGTTCCCGGAGATTGTGGATTTCTATCTCCCGCCAGAAGGGTGTTCTTATCGCCTTGCCGTGGTGACGATTAAAAAACAGTATGCCGGTCACGCCAAACGCGTGATGTTCGGCGTGTGGTCTTTCCTGCGCCAGTTCATGTACACCAAGTTTGTGATTGTATGTGATGACGACGTTAACGCACGTGACTGGAACGATGTGATTTGGGCGATTACCACGCGCATGGATCCGGCACGCGATACGGTGCTGGTTGAGAATACGCCGATCGACTATCTCGACTTTGCCTCACCGGTTTCCGGTTTGGGCTCGAAGATGGGACTCGATGCCACTAATAAGTGGCCGGGCGAAACCACACGCGAATGGGGCACGCCGATTGTCAAAGATCCGGCCGTTACGGCGCGTATTGACGCCATTTGGGATGAATTAGCAATCTTTGCCGAGCCGCCGCAGCGCTAA